The following are encoded in a window of Vigna unguiculata cultivar IT97K-499-35 chromosome 8, ASM411807v1, whole genome shotgun sequence genomic DNA:
- the LOC114193074 gene encoding PXMP2/4 family protein 2-like codes for MLKLWKWYQNCLAVHPVKTQVISSGLIWGAGDIAAQAVTHYTAKAHATMDEDDNKEFKINWKRVSTTSLFGLGFVGPVGHYWYEGLDRYIRLKLMLKPNSFRFVATKVAVDGFIFGPLDLLVFFTYMGFSAGKSVPQIKEDVKRDFLPAFVLEGGIWPIVQVVNFRFIPVRYQLLYVNFFCLLDSCFLSWVEQQQDAPWKQWLKSLLPLK; via the exons ATGCTCAAGTTGTGGAAATGGTACCAGAATTGCTTGGCGGTTCACCCTGTTAAGACGCAGGTCATCAGCTCTGGCTTGATTTGGGGTGCTGGTGACATAGCTGCTCAGGCAGTTACGCACTATACTGCCAAGGCCCATGCCACAATGGATGAG GATGACAATAAAGAGTTTAAGATCAACTGGAAACGGGTGTCTACAACCAGCTTGTTTGGGTTAGGATTTGTTGGTCCTGTTGGCCACTACTG GTATGAAGGTTTGGATCGGTATATAAGATTGAAACTAATGCTTAAACCAAATTCCTTCCGTTTTGTTGCCACTAAAGTTGCTGTTGATGGGTTTATCTTTGGGCCATTGGATTTACTTGTGTTTTTTACATACATGGGTTTTTCTGCTGGAAAGAGTGTTCCTCAAATAAAAGAAGATGTTAAGAGAGATTTCCTCCCAGCTTTTGTTTTAGAAGGGGGCATATGGCCAATTGTTCAGGTTGTAAATTTTCGGTTTATACCTGTGAGGTATCAACTCCTTTATGTCAACTTCTTCTGTTTATTGGATAGCTGTTTCTTGTCTTGGGTTGAGCAACAGCAGGATGCACCTTGGAAACAATGGTTGAAATCACTTCTGCCTTTGAAGTAA